The Plasmodium vivax chromosome 12, whole genome shotgun sequence genomic interval tGTTTTGCTTTGCGAGTAATCCACGCAAGTGTTAAATTATGCTTCTTTCTTTATAGGggtgttattttattttatttttttttttttttcccaccttccTCGCGTGTGCGCCACATTGCAATGAATTGGGCAATAGAAAAATAGGAGCGAAAAAACTCCTTGGGTGAGAAAAGGTGTCCTCTCGTGGGGACACACATAAATGGCGAAatggaaatttaaaatgaagcGGTTGCTTATTCCAAATGGTAAGAAATGGAGCTCCATTttgaagcaaaaatgagtaGGCttgaaaaggggcaaaaaaaaatatcacaaTTTGTAGGCACGCTTAAATGTCCACAGTTCGCGAACGGGGTTTTAAAAAGGCATCGGCTAACTGAAGGAGATATAAACCCGCACCGTATGCTACAAtgatatggaaaaaaatgaattacgTGGGAGGAGTTACTCTGCCCATGTGCTATTTTTCCAACTGTGGAAGACGTCCTGCGCGTACCACCGAGCGAGCAAATCGAATCGGCGAGGTGGAAAAGCGCCTGCGTAAAAAATTAGACGTGACAGGTTTTATTtggcaatttaaaaaataatcggATGCGCGCCGGTGTACGTTGTTTCTCGTTATTTTATTcgcgtcattttttaaggctatttttttatcgtgttattttttccatctttGATGGGATGGTCGTTCTACGAGGTCTCCCCACGTGCCCCCATGCAACGCGGAAAATGTGGTAATCCCTACTTGTGGGGGCGTAAAATGCGCgcgtgaaaaaatgaaagcacTGTTGGCGCGCGTGATGAGAACAACCTCCCTTAGGTACACAGCGGCGGTGTGTCCTGTTAGACGCAGCTAATTTTGATTTACTGCGTGGTTGTTGTGATGAGAGGCACGCACACAAACTTGGAGACAGAACTGAGTGTAACCTTTTACGCAGAAATTATTTGGCTTCCCCCAGTTTTTTCACCCTGGGTGGGTTGGATGAacgtttttttaaaggacATTTCGCTGGAGCAGCGAAgggataaaaaatgtattccGCTTGACCAGCGCAAGCATTCGCATggtgaaatggaaaaaggcGGAAAATAACTgttgcccattttgttttccccctttttggtacATATGGAAAGATACGCAAAATTGAGAAGATCCGTTTTAACAAAAGGGGTGTAATCCCATGGTGTGTGCGTAAAATTACCGTCACAAATGTGTGAAACaaatgtgaaagaaaaaaaaaaaaaaaaaaaaaaaagtaaactTATGTGtgctctttttattttccccctttgacaTTTCGCAAAGgtaggaaatgaaaaaatagcgTAATTGTTGATTTGAAAAAGCGCAAATGAGAGGACCGCACAAAAAGCCTCAACCTTTGCGATTGCATAACTCATGTATGCAAAGGTGAAAATACGACGGAGcgcggaaaataaaaaaaaaaaaacgcgcagaTGTCTTCGCGTAACCTCGTTGTTGCCAAttcgcaaagggggaaggtgaattttttaatcgcCCTAACCTAAAACGCAACTCTTGTACGcttatttacaattttgtgtgTGAAAGTTTCCGCTTAAGGGGTGCGCATCAGGGGAGGCATAAAATAAGATACTCCCTTGGACGCTTAGCGCAATTGGCTTGGCGTTTAGTCAACAGTTTGGTTGTTTCCCCCTGTTTGAATGCCCtttgggtaattttttttaattcccctATCTGAGAGTACCCCACACTTGTGTGTGCACGTGTGCCCCGTTGGTCACCCACCAAGGGGGGTTGTCCGTCAGATTTTGCGAACCGCCTTGGCGAAATGGGGTGGGAAAgttgaaaaaaggaaaacaagaaGGGGCAACTTTGCGAAAGACTAACCAAATCGAAGTTTAGGGGAGACATACTTCATCCTCCCCTCtgtgctgcttcccccctgtgctGCTTCCACACcgtgctgctcccccccccggtcGCGACGAAGCCATGGAGGCCGCGAAAGACGAACggggagaaggggaggggagtcaggaggaggaaggggacAACTTCCGCAGTGTGTACAAACAggtagtaaaaaataaaagtgcaAACGGAAAGACAAACAGGAATAACGCATTTGCGGAGATGCTGGAGGTAAGCAGGATCACCGATTACAACGTGGTGATGAAATATGAGTACCTCCTAAAGCTAAGCTTCTTCAGTAGCAACGTGAACGTATTGAATGTATATCGGTTAGTGAAGCAGGAGAGTGAAAAACAATTTGGCGAAGTGGCAGCTCGTTTGAGGAGCAACATGCTGCTTAGCATAATGGACacgaacaaaataaatgataaaagtGAACATGTAGGTGAGTACTTTACAAAGAATTATGAGGAGCTAAAACAGCTGGAATTCGTCATTGGAAACACGGATTACCCGCTAGGGTTTGAAAAGAACACCAATGGGGTGTTTCGAGTGTACCTGTTTAAGATAATACCCAGCAAAACGCtcttattaaataaaagcaaCTTGAGTTTcatggaaaaggggaaaatgccGAGCAATTACGACTCAGTTGCGGTGGACAGAAATTTGTACTACGAGCAGGTGGGGGAAGGGCAGAGCGAACTGGTGAGAAGCGGGagtggagggggaagcggagggggaagcggaccAATGAAGGGCACATCAGCTAACCTGGGGCGGGGAGGAACCAACTACAGCTACATATACAAAGTAAAAGCAGCTGAGCAGGTGCTTCCCCTGCTGCTAATCGAATTCGAATTCAAATGCCTACGGGTGGACATCAGTGTGCCCATATGCGAGTACTGCTACACCGCTAAGGCTATCTACTACTGCCATAATGACAAGGTCCATTTGTGCAATATATGTGACATAAAGCATcatgaaaagaataaaattttgaagaatcATAGGAGGATGCCAATATCCGAGTCTCCATACCAATTTGGAAAGTGTGCGTACCATCCGAATGAGGTGGTCGAGAGTGTTTGCATGAAGTGCTATTGTAGTTTGTGCCCTACCTGTCTCCTGATAGGGAGTCACTCCAAGGGCAATTATCGTAATCACCCCATTGTGAATATAAAAGACGCTTTCATTCTGTCCAATCAGAAAAAATCCCTAAGTGATataaatttggaaaatagGAAATCAAGGATACTCcttttgttgaaaaaaaaacacaaattgTTGGCAGAGATTTATTCCAATTACACTTCTTTGCAAAAGCGAATTGATACCTTGTACAGGTACATCATTGACGAGTtgaaagttttaaaaaaaaaaaaaatgcaatacaTTATGGCCTTAAAAAGGGCAGTTTTATCTCAACTACTCACCATCGAATGGACAGAGGCCTTCTTCTATCATACCAAATTGTCATTAAATTTAtctgattttattttataccaGAAAAAACATCAATTGGCTGTCCAATTTTTAatagccaaaaaagggaaggattCAGATTTTATGAAAAACGCTCCTCATTGGCTGTTTCAGAAAATTTACGTTCAGTCAAATTTGTGCATTTATGAAGATAGCTTTTTTAAGCTCAACTTTGTTAGCCCTAAGGATCTCGACGAAGGGATGGCCAAGGGGGACCTAAATAGGAAGCGGTGCGTTTTGAAGGGGAGTCGAAACAAGCTGGAAGAaatgtacaattttaataacgTCTTTAATGATAAGAAGGGGTACTTGGGGTTGTATGACGAGACGGCCTTCGAGGGGGGAGCCAACTCGGAGGAAGGCGCTCATCAGACGAGTGTTAAATACTCCGCCGCAAAAGGTGCAGAGGATGAGCAGTCGCCTCGAGAAGCCACCCATGAGGGGTTCTCTAATCAAATAGAACCTGTTAACACAAGCGGATTGAACAACAAAGATTTGCAGAGCGTTCTGAAGCTAAAGAAGGAGTATGCGTCCATGTACGACGTGACTGAAGAGAAACCCACCAACTGCAATTTGTTAAGCGAAATTTTTAGAGACGAACGGGAGGGGAACTcatgcggggggggaaagaccCCCCTGAAACAGTCACACATTTGCAGAGAGTTGTGGAAGCACCTGGttaattacaaatatataaatgtgaTCCATGTGTTGAAGGCGAGGTGCAGCTTGAACACCCTCTTGCTGACTCACTCCTTTTTCAACGTCGCGTCTTATTATGACAATCTGGAAGACCTAGTGAAGCACATAATCAAGCACGAAATTTTTACTCTgcttaacaaaaatattgacTACCATACGAAGATGAAGGTCACCCACGTGTTGGACAGCGTCGCCACGTTGCTATGCCTCCGAAGATTTGTGCTCGCACCTTGGGTTGATAAGTACATCGAGCTGTGCTGTTCCCATGTTGGGAGtgagcaggggggggggtcctccccaGGTGAAGAggcccccccaaatggagaagccaccccaggtgaagaagccaCCCCAAGTGAAGATATCATCCGTGAGAAAAATTCAGACGTGAGAGATGAACACGCGCCATCGGTGCGTGCACCAAATGAGCAGGTGAAGGGCATCAATCTGACCAGCAAAAGTGCCCCTGGTGAGGTGGCAAAAGGGGATAAGAACAGCTGTGGCGAATTACGAGTGGGcagggaaaaggaggagttcccaacaaacgggggaaacGACACTACGATGGGTGACCAAACCGTGTTGGAAGAGGACAATACAATTTCGGAAGACATGGACACCAAGAAGGATGAGCACCACGTGAGGAGCACCAATAAGCATTACAACATGGCGGGAGCGCTCCTCACTGCAGGTGAAAAGCAGGAGCTGTCCTccctgaaaaaaataaaagaacacATATACGTATACTTAGAAATGCTAATCAACGACTTGGTGAAGATCCCCCACAAGGACCTAAACGACGGTGTCCGATTTATGTTTTATCTTATCCACGACGAAATTGACggaaagaataaaaactTAGTGATGAATGAAAAGAAGTTCAGCATACACACCTTGTGCTTGTGTCTGGACATCTTTCTTAACTCTGTTTTGTACCcctacattttttacgtgcATGAGGAGAACCTGAATGGTCAGGTGAAAACCTCCATGTGGAAGGACCCTTCTCTTCATCAAAAAGTGGTAGTCCTGTTTGGCCAAACGGTGAGAGAAATTTCGATATATGTTTTTCAAGTGTACAATTTAGGAATGTATGACAGCAACTTGAAGGCGTTCATAAGCAACATAAAGGATAATAAGATGCTTCGGGGCAGGGCCACCAACGAGAAGATGTTCTTCCTCGACGTGTCTCAGAAGGTTAGCGCTGCGGAGTTTGCCCAAAATGGGTTTAACAGTCGGTGTAGGATAGTTTGCGTAAAGGGGAGAGGGGCGGTTAACTCATGACTCTTCCACCCTGCTACCCATCTTcgcacttccccatttttgcacttcctcatttgcacttccccccttgcagCTCTTCCAATGGATCGTCAAAAATTTGGAGTCGCCCAGGTACTACGCCCCCGTCAGGTGGAACTCCCGCGAGGGGGTCGAAAAGAGTTACCAGCGGATCGTCCAGGAAATTGTCCACATAGACGAGTCGTCGACAAACAATTGTGTAAACGAGAATGTTGATTATAACATCTTATTCAGCACCAAGAATTTTAAGGAGATTCTGTCTCTCTGCTACTCGATGCAGGGCGTCGGCGCGTGAgtgtacgaaaaaaaaaaaaaaaaaaaaaaagcggcaagCTCGGCGAGCGAACGCGCCGAAGAATAAAAGACAAATTCGATGAAGCTCAGCGGAGCACTGGGACGGTGCTGCGAGCCGAAGGAGATCAAACAAAAGTGGAAGAGGCCCCCGAGTATGCGCCGTTAATACGCATAAACGCACAGCAGCCCGCACGCAGTTACACAGGTGTGGGTGATTACGATGGTGATAGcgaggggaagggggggggcgctCCCAGCTGACAAAcgaaggaaatgaaaaaggggcaacatCCCGGTGCACACTTCTGTGAAGTGTGTAGAAGCGTATCGACAGGTATAGAAGTGTATAGATGCACATAGACGCACGACAAGGTCAACACACCTGTGCCGAAACACACGTGCAGAAAGGAACTCTGACCAGACGTCTGTGCAGGAGAGAGATGGGGAAATACGCGCGtgggttttaaaaaaaagaagatcaCCACTATGGTGTATAGGCGCGTCCAGGTTGCTACCCGCACGGGAACGGTTCAACCAAAATGGAGCCGCGATTCAGTAAATCTGCAACTGCAACTGCAAGCACAACTGTAAGCACACCTGCAGTTACAACTCGTTTATGTTTCTGTAAACGCCCGCCCAAACATCCTTCGGGGAGGCAATTCCACAGGATATGTGGTAACCTGCGGTTTGGTTGAAGAGGACATATAGGGTCAAGAGGACGTCTATCTTTTCGATTCTACTCAGTATAAGGTTATCCCTCAGCagggatttatttttatacttcAGTGGGAAGTGGGTCAGCTGCATCCCTGAGATTTTATCGACAAAGAATTTCAAATCTTTGGTTTTCTTATTTAAGTAAGACAGCTTAGCATTTTCTATCAAGTAATCAGAatagttgtaaaaattttttgtaaaattttcaaagCTAGAAagaacttcattttttataatttttaaatctttcgGATTTGTCTGAACAAGCAAGGTAAAAAAACctgcaaaatatttttcataatttataaattcaaAGGAAGAATCATAagttaattcttttttttctcgcaaaTAGTGAAATAATTTACTGTTCAGGATGTACTGAATGATGTAAGATACTGCGTTGAAGAATATCGGGTtggtatataattttttttttcttgtaattAATTCGGTGatatcttcctttttgtatttttccacGTTGATGTGATTTACAAGTTGGGTGAATCCCTCACTTGTGATGTTTTTTTCGACATGCtcatcttccattttgtgatggagaaccttttttaaaaactgtAGTAGGTATAGCGATATGTGCACCCCATTGGAGAGGAAGCCAAAGTGGTTGGCACTCTTtccgatgaggaggaaaacgGCGTGatcttctttttcgtttaaatAGACGTAGGTGGCTTCCTTTATTTTCTGTTCGAAGTTTTGAAGTGGGCACAGCAGGGAGTACTCCTCCTTTAGGGGGTCCCTTCCGATGGGTGTGTCGTTTTGCTGTGGGTTCTTTTCATCACCATGGAGATTCATTCGTTGGGTGGTTGCTACTCCATTCACTATTGTTTCTTTTCCATTGGTGGACGCCTCTCTTCTAAGTGGAAGCGTCCCAATGTAGTGCAGCACGTAGTAGTGAACGAAATCGGATGTGTCTCCTACAATGGTGAGCTCAAACAGGGAGGGGTCGCTAAAGAGGTGCCTTAGCACCTTCTGCACCGTCTCCAGGGACATTTCTTCGGCTTCTCGCAGGTCGAAGTTTTGGTAGCCCAGCGCGCCGTCGGACAGGTACGAGAGGGTTTGGCCCAGCAGGAAGgactgcagggggggagaagcggcgcaCATGCGGGGTAAATGCGGCGTAAGTGTGGGTAAATGAGGATAAATGCGGGTAAGTGCAGGTAAATGCGGGAAAATATGGCTTTCACGCAGCACCCACGGTGCTACACCAACGCAGCTCCGCTAATACCCCACAGCGCTACACCTACCTGGAGATTGTTCTTATACTCGTAGAAGTCCTTCCGGAGTTTGTCCACGACCCTCTTGAGAGCAGCCTCCTCAAGGCGCGTTTGCAGCAAAATGTTGTTAAGTATGGAAAAGGCAGAGTTGACATTTTCGTGTTTATTATACGTATAAAtatctataaaaaaatattcgtcATTAATGTCAATGCATATATTAATGCTTCTATTGCTGCAATGAATTTCGACGTTTTCTCGACTGATGCTTTcaatttctcccccctcgaaGAGGCATATAACTGAGAATAATAAGGGGaacacgtttttttttttttttttcaggaTGTCATTATGCGGTATGATTAACCTCAGGtagatgttttttttgtctatTTGTGTTTTGTAAATGTTCACTTTGATCCCGTTTGCCAGTTGGTAGTTTTCAACTTCTCTTTGGCTTTT includes:
- a CDS encoding hypothetical protein, conserved (encoded by transcript PVX_118470A), which gives rise to MEAAKDERGEGEGSQEEEGDNFRSVYKQVVKNKSANGKTNRNNAFAEMLEVSRITDYNVVMKYEYLLKLSFFSSNVNVLNVYRLVKQESEKQFGEVAARLRSNMLLSIMDTNKINDKSEHVGEYFTKNYEELKQLEFVIGNTDYPLGFEKNTNGVFRVYLFKIIPSKTLLLNKSNLSFMEKGKMPSNYDSVAVDRNLYYEQVGEGQSELVRSGSGGGSGGGSGPMKGTSANLGRGGTNYSYIYKVKAAEQVLPLLLIEFEFKCLRVDISVPICEYCYTAKAIYYCHNDKVHLCNICDIKHHEKNKILKNHRRMPISESPYQFGKCAYHPNEVVESVCMKCYCSLCPTCLLIGSHSKGNYRNHPIVNIKDAFILSNQKKSLSDINLENRKSRILLLLKKKHKLLAEIYSNYTSLQKRIDTLYRYIIDELKVLKKKKMQYIMALKRAVLSQLLTIEWTEAFFYHTKLSLNLSDFILYQKKHQLAVQFLIAKKGKDSDFMKNAPHWLFQKIYVQSNLCIYEDSFFKLNFVSPKDLDEGMAKGDLNRKRCVLKGSRNKLEEMYNFNNVFNDKKGYLGLYDETAFEGGANSEEGAHQTSVKYSAAKGAEDEQSPREATHEGFSNQIEPVNTSGLNNKDLQSVLKLKKEYASMYDVTEEKPTNCNLLSEIFRDEREGNSCGGGKTPLKQSHICRELWKHLVNYKYINVIHVLKARCSLNTLLLTHSFFNVASYYDNLEDLVKHIIKHEIFTLLNKNIDYHTKMKVTHVLDSVATLLCLRRFVLAPWVDKYIELCCSHVGSEQGGGSSPGEEAPPNGEATPGEEATPSEDIIREKNSDVRDEHAPSVRAPNEQVKGINLTSKSAPGEVAKGDKNSCGELRVGREKEEFPTNGGNDTTMGDQTVLEEDNTISEDMDTKKDEHHVRSTNKHYNMAGALLTAGEKQELSSLKKIKEHIYVYLEMLINDLVKIPHKDLNDGVRFMFYLIHDEIDGKNKNLVMNEKKFSIHTLCLCLDIFLNSVLYPYIFYVHEENLNGQVKTSMWKDPSLHQKVVVLFGQTVREISIYVFQVYNLGMYDSNLKAFISNIKDNKMLRGRATNEKMFFLDVSQKLFQWIVKNLESPRYYAPVRWNSREGVEKSYQRIVQEIVHIDESSTNNCVNENVDYNILFSTKNFKEILSLCYSMQGVGA